Within Populus trichocarpa isolate Nisqually-1 chromosome 6, P.trichocarpa_v4.1, whole genome shotgun sequence, the genomic segment ATCCTAACATTGAGATGATGAATGATTTTgtgatcatttatttttttaatattttttaaataaaaatagttttgaaaacaacccaaattattaaactttattgaGTTAATGACTCGGTTAGAGGATTTAGTGGGGTAACTCAGGTTATCCCGATTCACTAGTTTGGCtaagtatcttttttttttttttttctaattgaactcaattttatgatcgtctattttttttatcatatagttaaaaaaaagttagtttGGAGAAAAAACCATGTTACTAACTCATTTCAAAGTTCAGTATATAAATAGtagaataatgttttattttttcaatgtcagatttgaagctctttagtatatatactatatgttcataagaaaaaaagttatgtttttttaatatggaataataaatttttttggtttgaatacttcaacttaaaagaataagatagtaacttttcaatgtgggataaaaaaacttttgaaataatcttttaaacttaattatttacaacatatatagtctatattcatatggattgtttcttaattttttcatataaaatattaaaatatcaaatatatatttttaagttttttgggAGACCCGAGCCTTGACCGGGTCTgtttcattcaaaattcaagCCTACAATTGGCCCGGAGTAACCCGTAACTCTGGTGACCCGATAAAAATCTAGtagagaccctttttttttttaaatgtgttttttctcgtACCTAGAGTCcctttttcatatatatatatattttgagttagttactaactcatttcaaagttcactatataaacagtagaataatgttttattttttcaatatgggataaaaaagcttttgaaatagtcttttaaacttaattatgtaCAACATGTATAGCTTATATCCaaatggattgtttcttaatttttttcatataaaatattttttaaaattttttttgggtgaccCGGGGCCTTGGCTGGGTCTCTTTCATTCAAAATCTAGGCCATgtataccctttttttttttcaaatgtgtttttctcCTACCCAGGGAGcccttttttcatatttttcagttgATTGATTAATAactcatttcaaagttcactatataaatactcgaagaatgttttattttttcaatgtgggatttgaagtcctttagtatatatagcctatgttcacaagaaaaagttATGTGTTTTATAATGtgggattaaaaaaatctttttgctttaaatatttcaacttagaagaataaaataatatctttccaatgtgggataaaaaaacattttgaaataatattttagaccTAATtgtttacaacatgtataattaacatatatccacacggattgttttttaattttttcatataaaatattaaaactcaaatattttttttcaatttttccgagttgacccgagtcaactcaTGTAACCCGGGACCTGACCTCGTGGCTAGGTCAACCCCCAggccgggtttgataactatggttctcatgaaaatataactttaaagaatgcaattaaaaagaaataaagtgatGTAACTggttataaaactaaaaaccgaaaaaaaaagacaaaacctctcttttattttgttctgggctctcttttaaaaattattgatttttttgttatgcatttaattttcagagtgattttttttgttcatctatgattttgtttttatcttttatatagataaactatgtttttttaaaataaaaaatatatatttttggatgatatttttaatatgtgtagccttacatgttattcctttttttatatatattttattcaattaatttaatattttatttttcaagattcaatatcttgatctacatttgtctcttgttttttcaagttttgtttttaagtgtcattaataagtttttattgatttattaatgcacataattcttagtttatttgattacatgtgtgcacaaacattttaatttgttatattttttgaactaccaaaatgtattgaaaaaacctgcattgataaataaaaatatttgaccagCGATTGAGCACGGGTCACATAGCTATTGGGTTTGGCTTTTAGCTAGACCCAAatatatctaattttattttttttttttttagattttttttttttttttcatacagtaaatagaaaatgaattgatgagacttttttatattgtataaaagttgggtgatgataatgtttttcatttaaagttgggttggttgaattttttttcttttagcgtTGGGTCCTATTGCCTAGAAAGATTTAATAGCATTGGGTTCTGATATCAGCAGGACGCAATAGAGTTGAGTTCTTGTCAAACCCAAAacacttaatatatttttttattttttatatatatttttttacattttatatttttttttattattgatcaCCGCAGTGAACTGCCAACATTACACCACATAACGTGGTGACACTGTACATTACCACAGTGGGCTGCACCACCTCTTCCCCTGACAATAACAATCAATGCATGCAGAAAGGTACCGAACCTGTTTGGGTTGTCTTGGACCACGAACTAAACGGTGGTTGGAGCTGGGGTCTCGCGTTTAATGGTGGCTGGCAGAGACTAGTGGTTGTTGGGTTCCATTAACTTTTCTAGGGGTGTTTGTGTTTGGGAGCACATTCATACGtgctttataaaaattttaatttttttaatttaattttttaatatcattttaatttacttatattaaaaaattaaaaaaataaaatatattattttaatatatttttaaaaaatacttttaaaaataatatctgcAAGCTCTCTACCTTGTAAACAAAGCGAACCACCAAAGAATGCACAAGACCGACCCATGGCTATTGTTGAATGGTAAATGGTCACTGGTCCTTCGGTTTTTAATAACAGGATCcagctgataaaaaaaactaaaattttattttataggtaACTTGATTGAAGATGGCAGTGaattagaaatgtattaaaataattttttttattttaaaaaattatttttaatattaatataatttaaaaatatataaaaaaattattttaaataaaaacaaaaaaaaattaaaatttaaaaaaagaaacaattctCAAGCACACCCTGAGTTTATATATAAAGACTGTATTGGACATcgaaaaccaaaaaagaagaacaacaCCTAAAAAACCATGTCTAGTGAATCATCATCCGAGCTTCATGTTGTGATGTTTCCATTCTTTGCATTTGGTCACATATGCCCATTTGTGCAACTCTCTAACAAGCTTTCCCTCCATGGAGTTCGAATCTCTTTCTTGTCAGCTCCTGGTAACATTGCACGCATCAAGTCCTCTCTTCTTGCCACTCCCACCACCCAAATCATCTCTCTTCCAATCCCTGTGGTTGAGGGCCTCCCTCCGGGGCATAACAGCACCGCAGAGACAACACCGGCTGTGGCTGGTCTCCTCAAGAAAGCTCTAGACCTCATGCAGCCTCAAATCAAGACCATATTGGCAGAACTCAAACCCCATTTTGTGTTCTTCGATCTCTTACAGCACTGGCTTCCAAAGCTAGCTTCCCAGATTGGCATTAAAACAATAAGCTACACTGTTTTCTCTGCCACTTCAACTTCATACCTTACTGTCCCTGCCAGAATAGGTGAAGAAGGAGAAAGCCCCTCGATTGGGGATCTCATGAAACCTCCAAATGGGTATCCTTCATCATCCATTACTTCTGTAAAAGCCTTTCAGGCTCGAGACTTCTCGATTGTATATAAGAGCTTTGATGGTGGTCCTACTATATGCGATAGAGCTGTCGGTAGTCGTCTTGGTTGCACTGCAATGCTCTTGAAGACATGTCAAGAAATGGAAGGACCGTACGtggattttataaaaacacagTTTAAAAAACCTGTACTTTTAACTGGTCCTCTAGTCCCTGATCCACCTTCTGGAGTACTCGATGAGAAATGGGCTAATTGGTTGGGTCAATTTCCTGCCAAATCTGTGATTTTTTGCTCATTTGGCAGCGAAACATTCTTGAACCATGACCAAATAAAAGAGCTTGTTCTTGGTTTGGAACTCACTGGTTTAccatttttccttgttttgaaCTTTCCTGCAGAGCTCGACAGCCAAACCGAGTTAAACCAGGCTTTACCATCGAGTTTCTTAGAGAGGGTCAAGGGGAGAGGAGTTCTGCACACAGGATGGGTTCAGCAACAGCTTATACTCGCACATAGTAGTGTAGGGTGTTATGTCTGTCACTCAGGGTTTAGCTCTCTGATTGAAGCATTGGTGAATGACTGTCAATTGGCCATGCTACCACTGAAGGGTGACCAGTTCTTGAACACCAAGCTCATAGCTGGAGACCTGAAGGCTGGGGTGGAGATAAATAGGAGAGATGAGGATGGGTATTTTGGAAAGGATGATATTTGTGAAGCTGTCAAAACTGTCATGCTGGATGTAGACAAGGAGCCTGGCAAGTCTATGagggaaaatcacaaaaaatggAGGGAATTTCTGTTGAACGCACAGATTCAGAACCAGTACATTGTAGAGTTGATTGAGGAACTGAAAGCCATGGCTTAGAATCGTATTTGTCGATCATGCTACATATTCAAGCATCTATTGAGTCCGCTTGCAGTCTGTCTCTCCTTTAATTTGTAGCCACACCGTACTGCCCTCCTTtttctaaaggaaaaaaataatttcttgttgCAGCACCTGCTTTTAGATGGAtttctcttgaaaaaaataataaaaaaaggagataTATTAATGACGATGAACTTCTTTTTCGAGTCCTCAGTATGATTTGCACTGCTCCTTTTGGCATTTTTGGactttcagtattttttttccctttttgaaAATAGACTGAAATGAAGTGGTTATTGAAGTTTAACATGttattagttaaaattattaaaaaaaaatcattatatcaCCTCTTTATCAACATTACATCATCTCTATCGTTTCATCACCTCTTCAAAAACAATGCCAGGAAAATGTTTAATACTGCTGTTATGCATCAACTACCACCATTGTTTTGAACATCATTGTCATTATTATCACCTTCACTTTAAATGATCTATCAAAATCTATCAAGAGAAAATAATTCAGtttcaggaaaatgttttctaaaatatatttttacaaaacaaagGCACCTTATTTGCACACACAAATTAAAGAGAtggaaattctaaaaaatctaaaattagattaaaaacaaaaaactaggGCTAGGTATTGCAGCACATTGCTCTATGAATGGCACTGtgcatttttcaataatttattttgattcttttatgtgattttttattaggGTGCcgtttaaataaaatacttaacataatgtttaaattattattcaattctttcatagttcttaaataatattacatgTTTTTACAGGAAtgttcataattttgttttcaatgaaaatgaatatttttgtgttatttttaatagaatttttacattattttataacattaattaagttttttttattttttttttactttcaatcacatataaaatattaagacattattttaatatttttttattaaaacttgcttttgaGATCATGATAgtttatttatctataaaatagtgctttcaattaaaaaacttgcgtttgttaaaacaataaagatatGCATTAATAAGGCAATGTAgtttagattgaaaaaatatatttttctatctatttcaaatgattaaattttttaacaaatttctattttaattctcgttgctttttattaaaaaaaatgtgtttctaatgaaaatcatgttattttttttaatataatattaggcCTTTTATGATCATATCATTGATttcttttatgaataattatgtgTTAGCATGATATGCATAATTCTTgaaatgattttgttattaatattatatgagactaatatatctatttttttagtttttattattaatttttatatgatttaaaaaaaattgttgttctgatttttttttatgtacgtgcgtaaaaatgatatattctcaaatttttaagtttttattatcgTAATAAGTCTTTGCTTAAACCAAAATGCTTCTCATAAACAAAATATgctttcataaaaataaaaatgaaatgcatgaatggaaaaattagggttttgataaaaaaaaatatacaatttttcctttttagttaCAATCATTGTAGttttatcaaacttttttttaatgttgttggtttttattcaatgaactatatatgttgctaataaaaactattatgtTGTAAAAAACATTACATGAATGAAAAAAGACAATCTTAATGAAACTATTTCTCTATTGTATGATCTACAAatgtctaattttattattgtaatattaaataaaaaaatattaaaaaaaaaacttattaaaagattccaaaaatccattaaaaatatatagtcatttcaattattttataaaaatatattaaataagcactgcaattttttttttaaaaaaaagtcaaataagattttatgtaattgaccaaattttgatgcattttctaaGTTGATTCCGttgcatcaaattaattttaatttaatttaatttaatttaaaatctagcaCAAGACAAATATGTTGGCCACCGACACCGTATTGACTCGTAGAGCTGGGCAAGTATACTAATACTAGTAAAAGGTTACCCATGAAAACGCACAAAGCAACAAACTAGTTAATACTATTTTACAATATacagaattattttaaaaatcaggtTCAATACGTTTATGAACTTAAACTTGCATCTAACAATCAAAGAATCTAAAGATTAAATGCAATATATATACCCATTGCTAAATATGCGTAATTCttcaaataataacttaaaaataaaataacttaaagaaTTAACTAAACTATTATTTACAAGAATTAGTTTAGGAGGGGAAAATCAATGTTCCCCTCCTCACATGTTACTGTTCAATGaacaataacatgttttttttttttcatttttcctttttttccctaattccttttttcctttttctttttgattttttgcttttgctttttttttgttctctttaattttcatatttttggatttattgagaattagactttattatttattttgattttctttatatgaggATATCATGGTCTTGAAAAATCATCCCGACATTGGGTTAGTACTCGATTTTTTTAGCATCtattatttaatcatattattaaataaaaaatgattatggaaaaaacataattattgagaattagatttcatgatttattttgatttactttttatgaaattatcatggttttagaaaaatatctcaGTATTGagttgatgctcaattttgcAAGCGTCTATTTTTTatcacataattaatttaaatatttttttaaactaaagttattaaactcaatggagTTTATAACTGAGATCACGAGTTTGGTTAGTTAACGTAGGTAAAATCAAGTTTAGTTTATCCAATGTGTCaccgtctcaatatttttttttaagaaaagatgtcatcttgaaaatatttttaaatccaaactatgtttttaccaATTCTCCGAATTTACTTTAACTCGTCAAGTTTATTAGAAGACGTAAGGGcaattcttatataatttaatttgaaactcaagctagaaaaataatatagttaaaaGGTTTCAAGTTTGACCCGCTgagttaggtttaataacaatatcaaaaaattttccTTAATCTAGACATAactattttacatgtaaaaatttcTTGGTCCCACCATAAACATAGTGCATTTAATTATCTAGTTACAATCCATTAGTTAAAGGTTCAAATCCCATTAATATCTTAG encodes:
- the LOC7465981 gene encoding anthocyanidin-3-O-glucoside rhamnosyltransferase; protein product: MSSESSSELHVVMFPFFAFGHICPFVQLSNKLSLHGVRISFLSAPGNIARIKSSLLATPTTQIISLPIPVVEGLPPGHNSTAETTPAVAGLLKKALDLMQPQIKTILAELKPHFVFFDLLQHWLPKLASQIGIKTISYTVFSATSTSYLTVPARIGEEGESPSIGDLMKPPNGYPSSSITSVKAFQARDFSIVYKSFDGGPTICDRAVGSRLGCTAMLLKTCQEMEGPYVDFIKTQFKKPVLLTGPLVPDPPSGVLDEKWANWLGQFPAKSVIFCSFGSETFLNHDQIKELVLGLELTGLPFFLVLNFPAELDSQTELNQALPSSFLERVKGRGVLHTGWVQQQLILAHSSVGCYVCHSGFSSLIEALVNDCQLAMLPLKGDQFLNTKLIAGDLKAGVEINRRDEDGYFGKDDICEAVKTVMLDVDKEPGKSMRENHKKWREFLLNAQIQNQYIVELIEELKAMA